From one Thermococcus celericrescens genomic stretch:
- a CDS encoding glucose-1-phosphate thymidylyltransferase yields the protein MKALILSGGHGTRLRPLTYSQQKQLIPVANKPVLFYAIEDVIEAGIHEIGIIVGPNKEQVMETVRSVDWDAEVEFIYQGEPKGLAHAIKVARDYLGDDDFVMYLGDNILREGIVEHLNHFKEGNFDASILLCEVSNPQRFGVAELSEDGKTIKRLVEKPKVPPSNLALVGIYFFKPVIHEAVENIKPSWRNELEITDAIQWLIDHGYRVGWTKVQNWWKDTGKPEDILDANRLILDDIQTDIRVETKARIHGRVVIGEGTRIDGNTVIKGPAIIGRNCVIRNAYIGPYTSIGDNVVIENTEIEDSIILEGSEIRCGGRIVESLIGKNVKILEGNNHPIGRKLVVGDNSQLML from the coding sequence ATGAAGGCTCTTATTCTCTCAGGAGGTCATGGCACCCGCTTGAGACCGCTGACCTATTCCCAGCAGAAGCAGCTGATTCCAGTTGCAAACAAGCCCGTACTGTTCTATGCCATCGAGGACGTCATCGAGGCTGGTATTCACGAGATTGGGATTATCGTCGGCCCGAACAAGGAGCAGGTGATGGAGACCGTTAGGAGCGTTGATTGGGACGCTGAGGTAGAGTTCATCTATCAGGGCGAGCCGAAAGGTTTAGCACACGCGATAAAGGTCGCCAGGGACTACCTCGGTGACGATGATTTTGTGATGTACCTCGGTGACAACATCCTCAGGGAAGGCATAGTGGAGCACCTGAACCACTTCAAAGAGGGAAACTTCGACGCCAGCATTTTGCTCTGTGAGGTTTCCAATCCCCAGCGGTTCGGTGTAGCCGAGCTGAGTGAGGACGGAAAGACCATCAAACGGCTGGTTGAGAAGCCCAAGGTGCCGCCGAGCAACCTAGCGCTTGTGGGAATCTACTTCTTCAAGCCCGTCATCCACGAGGCGGTCGAGAACATAAAGCCCTCCTGGAGGAACGAGCTTGAGATAACCGACGCCATCCAGTGGCTCATCGACCACGGCTACCGTGTAGGGTGGACGAAGGTCCAGAACTGGTGGAAGGACACCGGAAAGCCCGAGGACATACTCGACGCCAACAGGCTCATCCTGGACGACATCCAGACGGATATACGGGTCGAGACGAAGGCCAGAATCCATGGAAGGGTGGTCATCGGGGAAGGAACCCGGATCGACGGGAACACCGTCATAAAGGGCCCCGCGATAATCGGCAGGAACTGCGTCATCAGGAACGCCTACATCGGCCCCTACACGAGCATCGGCGACAACGTCGTCATTGAAAACACCGAGATTGAGGACTCGATAATCCTTGAGGGAAGCGAGATTAGATGCGGCGGCAGGATTGTGGAGAGCCTCATAGGGAAGAACGTGAAGATTTTAGAGGGGAACAACCATCC
- a CDS encoding AAA family ATPase — MLFSRVKKSRDEMFDREYEFNKIASAITDGVPLIVVTGIRRVGKTTLVKVLLNEINTPGVYIDTRKLWSIHANISPKVIKKEIVKSLDARKSYAPVMRLLRSLKSVAIAGSGVEFKDEKTDLIDVLDDIENNGERTVIVFDEAQYLRYSNYDYTALFASINDNYENITLILTGSEIQILEEFLGFNDKHSPLYKREHEIVHLDRFSKDESTMYLKEGFKEVGLSVGDREIENAVEVLDGIVGWLREYGWLRYRGRTHSEAIDEVFQKAKSDIIDELSKHSPRYLTIMMAISEGYHSWSAIKAYVERSEGKIIDKKTLYTALRNLIKYGYIEKHDDEYYIIDPVIERALRHTR, encoded by the coding sequence ATGCTGTTCAGCCGGGTGAAGAAGTCAAGGGATGAAATGTTCGATCGTGAGTATGAGTTTAACAAAATCGCCTCAGCCATAACCGATGGAGTGCCGCTAATAGTGGTTACAGGCATCCGCCGTGTGGGCAAAACAACGCTCGTAAAAGTCCTGCTCAATGAAATAAACACGCCTGGTGTTTACATAGATACAAGAAAGCTCTGGAGCATCCATGCAAACATTTCGCCAAAGGTCATAAAGAAGGAGATAGTAAAATCCCTCGATGCAAGGAAAAGCTATGCGCCTGTCATGAGACTTCTGCGGTCGTTGAAGAGCGTGGCGATTGCAGGATCAGGTGTGGAATTCAAAGATGAAAAAACTGACCTCATAGATGTTCTTGACGACATTGAAAACAACGGGGAGAGGACAGTTATAGTTTTTGATGAAGCTCAATACCTCCGCTACTCAAACTATGATTACACTGCTTTATTTGCTTCCATAAATGACAACTATGAGAACATTACTCTTATTCTCACTGGGTCGGAAATACAAATTCTTGAGGAATTTCTCGGCTTCAACGACAAGCACTCTCCACTCTACAAGAGGGAGCATGAAATAGTGCATCTAGATCGCTTCAGCAAGGATGAGAGCACAATGTATCTAAAAGAAGGTTTTAAAGAAGTTGGCTTGAGCGTGGGGGATAGAGAAATAGAGAATGCCGTTGAAGTGCTCGATGGCATTGTCGGTTGGCTCAGGGAGTACGGATGGTTGCGTTACCGTGGCAGAACGCACAGTGAAGCTATCGATGAAGTATTTCAGAAAGCGAAGAGCGATATAATAGACGAGCTATCAAAGCACTCACCGAGGTACCTCACCATAATGATGGCAATCTCTGAAGGTTATCATTCATGGTCTGCAATAAAAGCATACGTTGAGAGGTCTGAAGGAAAGATAATAGACAAGAAAACTTTGTACACGGCTCTTCGGAACCTCATCAAGTACGGTTACATCGAAAAACATGATGATGAATACTACATCATTGATCCCGTCATTGAACGAGCACTGAGACATACACGGTGA
- a CDS encoding sulfite exporter TauE/SafE family protein — protein sequence MLTFAGLGLLVGFLVGLTGVGGGALMTPSLIFLGVEPLTAVGTDLLYATVTRIFGVFFHGRRGRMRYDIALRLFAGSIPAIILGGIILREIDREVLNDYLTLLLGLILVVSAVLSLLKGEIHIPIKPRWAYVYLLGFVVGLTVQFTSVGAGVIVSFTLMNVARIGPRDVVGVTITYGLALSALSFLNYVGMGSVDYALAGALIAGTIPGVYAGTNVNSRADRERLKKVINIIILLIGLLTLLGR from the coding sequence TTGCTGACCTTCGCCGGGCTGGGCCTTTTAGTCGGCTTCCTCGTCGGCCTCACCGGTGTTGGCGGCGGGGCCCTGATGACGCCCTCCCTAATCTTTCTCGGTGTTGAACCCCTGACCGCTGTGGGAACCGACCTGCTCTACGCCACCGTCACCAGAATATTCGGTGTCTTCTTCCACGGGAGGAGGGGCAGGATGAGGTATGACATAGCGCTCCGCCTTTTTGCGGGGAGCATTCCGGCAATAATCCTCGGGGGGATAATCCTCAGGGAGATCGACAGGGAGGTTCTCAACGATTACCTGACCCTCCTCCTCGGGCTCATCCTCGTGGTGAGTGCAGTCCTCAGCCTCCTGAAGGGCGAAATTCACATCCCTATCAAACCAAGGTGGGCCTACGTCTACCTCCTCGGCTTCGTGGTGGGATTGACCGTCCAGTTCACCTCCGTTGGAGCGGGGGTGATAGTGAGCTTCACGCTGATGAACGTGGCCAGAATTGGCCCGCGGGACGTCGTTGGGGTGACGATAACCTATGGCCTAGCTCTTTCGGCCCTCAGCTTCCTGAACTACGTGGGAATGGGAAGCGTGGACTACGCCCTGGCCGGTGCATTGATAGCGGGGACCATCCCGGGAGTGTACGCTGGAACCAACGTGAACTCTAGGGCGGATAGGGAGAGGCTTAAGAAGGTGATAAACATCATTATCCTGCTGATTGGACTGCTCACACTACTGGGCAGGTGA
- the cysC gene encoding adenylyl-sulfate kinase, with amino-acid sequence MTGLQNLEKGFTIWLTGPSGAGKTTLAVKLARKLGELGYRVEILDGDTIRKTLYPELGFSKEAREMHNRVVIHMAKLLSRNGVIAIVSLISPYRAVREYARKEIGDFIEVYVYAPLEVRIRRDPKGLYAKALRGEIKGLTGYDGVYEEPENPEVRVDSSKMTPEEEVEAVIEKARELCYLP; translated from the coding sequence ATGACCGGGCTTCAAAACCTTGAGAAGGGATTCACAATCTGGCTCACCGGGCCAAGCGGGGCCGGAAAGACGACTCTGGCCGTTAAGCTCGCCAGGAAGCTCGGGGAGCTCGGCTACCGCGTCGAGATACTCGACGGAGACACCATAAGGAAGACCCTCTACCCGGAGCTCGGCTTCTCGAAGGAAGCGAGGGAGATGCACAACAGGGTTGTAATCCACATGGCCAAGCTCCTCAGCAGGAACGGGGTCATAGCGATAGTCTCGCTGATATCGCCCTACAGGGCCGTCCGCGAGTACGCGAGGAAGGAGATTGGCGACTTCATCGAAGTCTACGTTTACGCCCCCCTGGAGGTCAGAATTCGGCGCGACCCCAAGGGGCTTTACGCTAAAGCATTGAGGGGCGAGATAAAGGGCCTCACCGGCTACGACGGCGTTTACGAGGAGCCAGAGAACCCGGAAGTGAGGGTCGACTCCTCGAAGATGACGCCGGAGGAGGAGGTCGAGGCAGTAATAGAGAAGGCCAGGGAGCTCTGCTACCTGCCCTGA
- a CDS encoding alkaline phosphatase family protein, with translation MEFEKKVKEGMERTKKVLVIGLDSAPPELLFNRFIEDMPNVKKLLEKSVHGPMQTGIPAITIPMWMVMVTGKTPGELGLYGFRHRTGYSYTDYWIAHSKKVKEPTVWGYLGERGKKSIIVGVPPTYPPKPINGHLVSCFITPDASVDYTYPKELKGEIERLVGEYIFDVPFRREAKDEVRDGIWEMTEKRFEVIRYLLQEKEWDYFHFVEIGLDRLHHAFWRYFDENHHLYPGKGNEYENVIPDYYRLLDKEIGKTLELIDLDETAVFIVSDHGIKAMHGNFAVNQWLAEEDLLKVKNPEALHDGKVKRFESLEVDWKETTAWGWGGYYSRVFLNVLGREKAGKIPLSKFEKVRDEVAEQIRSIRGPNGERWDTKVFYPEDIYPIAKGSKPDIMVYFDNLNWRAAGTVGHPSNYLPENDTGPDDANHSEFGVFSMYLPGFDESKATQLTIYDFAPTVLKLFGIEEPLAGMHGRSIL, from the coding sequence ATGGAGTTTGAAAAAAAGGTTAAGGAGGGAATGGAGCGTACGAAGAAAGTCCTCGTCATAGGCCTCGATTCGGCCCCGCCGGAGCTGCTGTTCAACCGCTTCATTGAGGACATGCCCAACGTGAAGAAGCTCCTGGAGAAGTCCGTCCACGGCCCGATGCAGACGGGAATACCGGCGATAACCATTCCAATGTGGATGGTGATGGTCACCGGAAAAACGCCGGGCGAGCTTGGCCTCTACGGCTTCAGGCACAGGACGGGCTACAGCTACACCGACTACTGGATAGCCCACAGCAAGAAAGTTAAGGAGCCGACCGTGTGGGGCTACCTCGGCGAGCGCGGAAAGAAGTCGATAATCGTCGGCGTCCCGCCGACCTACCCGCCGAAGCCGATCAACGGCCACCTCGTGAGCTGCTTCATAACCCCCGATGCCAGCGTGGACTACACATACCCGAAGGAGCTGAAGGGGGAGATAGAGCGCCTGGTCGGGGAGTACATCTTCGACGTCCCCTTCAGGAGGGAAGCCAAGGACGAGGTCAGGGACGGCATCTGGGAGATGACGGAGAAGCGCTTTGAAGTTATAAGGTACCTCCTCCAGGAGAAGGAGTGGGACTACTTCCACTTCGTCGAGATAGGCCTCGACAGGCTCCACCACGCCTTCTGGCGCTACTTTGATGAAAACCACCACCTCTACCCCGGAAAAGGCAACGAGTACGAGAACGTCATCCCGGACTACTACAGGCTCCTGGACAAAGAGATAGGAAAAACGCTTGAGCTCATCGACCTCGACGAGACGGCCGTCTTCATCGTTTCTGACCACGGCATAAAGGCCATGCACGGCAACTTCGCGGTGAACCAGTGGCTCGCTGAGGAGGACCTGCTGAAGGTGAAGAACCCCGAGGCCCTCCACGACGGAAAGGTCAAGCGCTTCGAGAGCCTTGAGGTTGACTGGAAGGAAACCACCGCCTGGGGCTGGGGCGGCTACTATTCCAGGGTTTTCCTCAACGTCCTCGGAAGGGAGAAGGCTGGAAAGATACCGCTCTCGAAGTTCGAGAAAGTCAGAGACGAGGTCGCGGAGCAGATCAGGTCAATCCGCGGCCCGAACGGCGAGAGGTGGGACACGAAAGTCTTCTACCCGGAAGATATCTATCCGATAGCGAAGGGAAGCAAGCCGGACATAATGGTCTACTTCGACAACCTCAACTGGCGCGCGGCAGGAACCGTCGGCCACCCGAGCAATTATCTACCGGAAAACGACACCGGACCGGACGACGCCAACCACTCCGAGTTCGGAGTGTTCTCGATGTATCTGCCGGGCTTCGACGAGAGCAAAGCAACGCAGCTGACAATCTACGACTTCGCCCCAACCGTGCTTAAGCTCTTTGGCATAGAGGAGCCTCTCGCGGGGATGCACGGGAGGAGCATCCTCTGA
- a CDS encoding DHH family phosphoesterase: MHLIIHHWDTDGITSAALLVRALEMEGFTNMTAPIGEFRFDERIWNAIEKADRLYVLDFNVPNEVEKVKVPTLFIDHHTQPRIKNPLVEQINPSLGGKYLPANSLVVSEHFGIWNAWSALGAVGDVGEKAFELEIIRKLLGREGISREEALRLVELIDSNYITMDREAVEEAVEALLSHPIKELLEYEPWVKKTEAIREAIDGAVSGVEERNGFAIVHFESPFNIISKVARKLVWELGYRGAVVINGNFHGKAQVYFRISPEEAQRIDMAGVIARVKALGTNSGGKREVLGCICERDKIGDVLTIINEYLG, encoded by the coding sequence ATGCACCTGATAATCCACCACTGGGACACCGATGGGATAACCTCAGCGGCGCTTCTCGTAAGGGCACTGGAAATGGAAGGGTTCACCAACATGACGGCACCGATAGGGGAGTTCAGGTTTGACGAGAGAATATGGAATGCGATAGAAAAAGCCGATAGACTCTACGTCCTCGACTTCAACGTGCCTAATGAAGTCGAGAAGGTCAAAGTTCCGACGCTCTTCATAGACCACCACACCCAGCCGAGGATAAAGAACCCGCTTGTTGAGCAGATCAACCCCTCGCTGGGTGGGAAGTACTTGCCAGCCAACTCCCTCGTCGTCTCGGAGCATTTTGGAATATGGAACGCCTGGAGCGCCCTCGGCGCCGTTGGAGACGTGGGAGAGAAGGCCTTTGAGCTGGAGATTATCAGAAAGCTCCTGGGTAGGGAGGGAATCTCGCGGGAAGAGGCCTTAAGGCTCGTCGAGCTCATCGATTCGAACTACATAACGATGGACAGGGAGGCCGTGGAGGAAGCTGTTGAGGCTCTCCTGAGCCATCCTATCAAGGAGCTCCTTGAATACGAGCCGTGGGTGAAGAAAACGGAGGCGATCAGGGAGGCCATAGATGGTGCAGTTTCAGGCGTTGAGGAGCGGAACGGCTTCGCCATCGTTCACTTTGAGAGTCCCTTTAACATCATCTCCAAGGTCGCGAGGAAGCTCGTCTGGGAGCTCGGTTACAGGGGCGCGGTGGTCATCAACGGGAACTTCCACGGAAAGGCGCAGGTATACTTCCGAATCTCCCCGGAGGAAGCCCAAAGGATAGACATGGCCGGGGTCATCGCCAGGGTTAAAGCCCTCGGCACCAACTCCGGCGGCAAGAGGGAGGTGCTGGGGTGCATATGCGAGAGGGATAAAATCGGAGATGTTCTCACAATCATCAACGAGTACCTGGGGTGA
- the sat gene encoding sulfate adenylyltransferase: MVSKPHGGRLVRRLVAERTRERILSEQKEYPRVQIEHGRAIDLENIAHGVYSPLKGFLTSDDFESVLDHMRLSDDTPWTIPIVLDVRERTFDEGDAILLYYDDLPIARMHIEEIYTYDKREFAVRVFKTDDPAHPGVARVMNMGSYLVGGEIELLNEVPNPFAKYTLRPVETRVLFKELGWRTIVAFQTRNAPHVGHEYVQKAALTFVDGLFINPVLGKKKKGDYKDDVIIKAYETLFEHYYPKNAATLATVRYEMRYAGPREAIHHAIMRKNFGATHFIVGRDHAGVGDYYGPYEAWDTFENFPDLGITPMFIREAFYCRKCGGMVNAKICPHPKEFHVHISGTKLRKMIMAGEQPPEYMMRPEVFEVIRSFENPFVE; the protein is encoded by the coding sequence ATGGTTTCAAAGCCGCACGGCGGAAGGCTCGTCAGAAGGCTCGTTGCCGAGAGGACCCGCGAGAGGATTCTGAGCGAGCAGAAAGAATATCCCCGTGTCCAGATAGAGCATGGAAGGGCAATAGACCTTGAAAACATCGCCCACGGCGTTTATTCGCCCCTCAAGGGCTTCCTCACGAGCGACGACTTCGAGAGCGTCCTCGACCACATGCGCCTGAGCGACGACACGCCCTGGACGATTCCGATAGTGCTTGACGTGAGGGAGAGAACCTTCGACGAGGGCGACGCGATACTCCTGTATTACGACGACCTGCCAATAGCTAGAATGCACATCGAGGAGATTTACACCTACGACAAGAGGGAATTCGCGGTCAGGGTCTTCAAGACCGACGATCCAGCTCATCCAGGCGTCGCCAGGGTCATGAACATGGGAAGCTATCTCGTCGGTGGCGAGATAGAGCTCCTCAATGAAGTTCCAAACCCCTTCGCCAAGTACACCCTGAGACCGGTTGAAACCAGGGTTCTCTTCAAGGAGCTCGGCTGGAGGACCATCGTTGCCTTCCAGACGAGGAACGCCCCCCACGTCGGGCACGAGTACGTCCAGAAGGCGGCGCTGACCTTTGTAGACGGCCTCTTCATCAACCCCGTCCTCGGTAAAAAGAAGAAGGGTGATTATAAGGACGATGTCATAATCAAGGCCTACGAGACGCTATTTGAGCACTACTACCCGAAGAACGCCGCGACCTTAGCGACCGTCCGCTATGAAATGAGGTATGCTGGCCCGAGGGAAGCCATCCACCACGCCATCATGAGGAAGAACTTTGGAGCAACGCACTTCATCGTCGGAAGGGATCACGCCGGCGTCGGCGACTACTACGGCCCCTACGAGGCGTGGGATACCTTCGAGAACTTCCCCGACCTCGGCATAACCCCGATGTTCATCAGGGAGGCCTTCTACTGCAGGAAGTGCGGCGGCATGGTCAACGCCAAGATATGCCCCCATCCAAAGGAGTTCCACGTCCACATAAGCGGAACCAAGCTCAGGAAGATGATAATGGCCGGGGAGCAGCCGCCGGAGTACATGATGAGGCCGGAAGTCTTCGAGGTCATCAGGAGCTTTGAGAACCCCTTTGTGGAGTGA
- a CDS encoding ribbon-helix-helix domain-containing protein has translation MAEEKKYTTVSIPKPLYDKIKARIEGTGFTSVSDYVTYVLREVLASLEEEEKEEVFTEEEEEKVKERLRALGYLD, from the coding sequence ATGGCTGAGGAGAAGAAGTACACCACTGTTTCCATACCCAAGCCCCTCTACGACAAGATTAAGGCCAGGATAGAGGGAACCGGCTTCACCTCGGTGTCGGACTACGTCACCTACGTCCTCCGCGAGGTTCTGGCGAGCCTCGAAGAGGAGGAGAAGGAGGAAGTCTTCACCGAGGAGGAGGAAGAGAAGGTCAAGGAGAGGCTTCGCGCCCTCGGCTACCTTGACTGA
- a CDS encoding STT3 domain-containing protein yields the protein MGRLWRSETASVFYRRLIEPKFAATIIAVITLVVRLLPMRFEYLLGYDPYFHLAYIRYSLERGEWVNFITYAGGPWGYQISGFHPLGLWMTPAYFYKFLSLFGVSLYNAFRITPVIFGVLTVVFTYLTVLRLHGKREAFLSAFILAVSFGHVFRSMAGYYRGDNYMLFLYSVALLGTAVPLSLRGPKWRNVRLVLYLFPGIFAGLSAAFWQAYYPIFALVTSNALLIAVGGFLLGRDRYLKDALVLIASLAAGALLANSIGSHLGYGMVGATHWLGRKLAEELGIQFGFIGDLFLLLYLKYIIPLTAAAVLVLLVLSRLVRDRRVRGAVVLLGAVASVWLAFRYYGILNDALLRLFPTSPISETQRTTFGDWWEAYGISGLMVPLFLFRFLKRPRVGDFLLLGTALVMIPMAVVWTRFLFISSLAVAAMAGIGLVALYDTMGALIEGLSEDKRRWLSAALSLLLIGVPLISAYQGTSTTLSVHPFMTEEWESALTYLGKISNPNDVVMTWWDQGHWVTYYSMRPPVAQGGPSKWVAQYYLGLKGEKDLMKPGVDYVIVSYDTLTKFGAVVDTAGASSGDYVLMVLPWAGSYGNLMVFSRGPYSVMAAPGDMEWDVKVRAGKGVVIPKRAFVERGNVVREVNVSGAPTADAYVYINLNYGYAVLMNGRAFDTPLARLMFTDDYSGNYTQVYSDGGYVKIFRFEHPNVAVAAENGSVVLRFTNATGTGLGIYGYLDNGTLVFKKWYGVGGKDAFVLPTDINGSAVVRYVYVRKKTVLDRGVFRIDDVLFGASDTD from the coding sequence ATGGGACGGTTGTGGAGGTCTGAAACGGCATCCGTTTTTTACAGGAGGCTCATCGAGCCGAAGTTCGCGGCCACCATCATAGCCGTTATCACCCTCGTTGTCAGGCTCCTCCCCATGCGCTTTGAGTATCTCCTCGGCTACGACCCATACTTCCACCTCGCCTACATCAGGTACTCCCTGGAGAGGGGGGAGTGGGTGAACTTCATCACCTACGCTGGAGGGCCGTGGGGGTACCAGATTTCCGGGTTCCATCCCTTAGGCCTCTGGATGACGCCCGCCTACTTTTATAAATTCCTCTCCCTCTTCGGCGTTTCGCTCTACAACGCCTTCAGGATAACGCCCGTTATCTTTGGGGTTCTCACGGTGGTTTTCACTTACCTCACCGTGCTGAGGCTCCACGGTAAAAGGGAGGCCTTTCTCTCGGCCTTTATCTTGGCCGTGAGTTTCGGCCACGTCTTCCGCTCGATGGCCGGCTACTACCGCGGCGACAACTACATGCTCTTCCTCTATAGCGTGGCTCTCCTTGGAACCGCCGTTCCCCTTTCCCTCAGAGGGCCCAAGTGGCGGAACGTCCGGCTGGTCCTCTACCTCTTTCCCGGGATCTTCGCCGGCCTTTCCGCGGCCTTCTGGCAGGCTTACTACCCAATATTCGCCCTCGTTACCTCCAACGCCCTGCTCATCGCGGTTGGTGGCTTCCTTCTCGGGAGGGACAGGTACCTGAAAGACGCGCTAGTTCTCATAGCATCCCTGGCCGCCGGCGCCCTTCTGGCAAACTCAATAGGCTCCCACCTTGGGTACGGTATGGTGGGCGCCACCCACTGGCTCGGCAGAAAGCTGGCGGAGGAGCTCGGGATTCAGTTTGGATTTATCGGGGACCTCTTCCTTCTGCTGTATCTTAAATACATCATTCCCCTGACAGCTGCGGCGGTTCTTGTCCTCCTGGTGCTCTCCAGGCTGGTTAGGGACAGACGGGTCAGGGGTGCGGTTGTTCTGCTTGGAGCCGTCGCCTCCGTCTGGCTTGCTTTCAGATACTACGGGATCCTAAACGATGCCCTCCTCCGTCTGTTCCCCACCAGCCCGATATCCGAGACCCAGAGAACGACCTTTGGGGACTGGTGGGAGGCTTACGGCATCTCCGGACTGATGGTGCCCCTCTTCCTCTTCCGCTTCCTCAAACGGCCCAGGGTGGGGGATTTCCTCCTCCTCGGCACCGCGCTCGTCATGATACCGATGGCCGTCGTCTGGACCAGGTTCCTCTTCATATCCTCCCTCGCGGTGGCCGCCATGGCCGGCATCGGGCTGGTGGCCCTCTATGATACGATGGGTGCTTTGATTGAGGGTCTCTCTGAGGATAAACGGAGATGGCTCTCCGCCGCTCTCTCCCTCCTTCTGATTGGCGTCCCCCTAATATCCGCATACCAGGGAACCAGTACAACGCTGAGCGTCCACCCCTTCATGACGGAGGAATGGGAATCCGCGCTGACTTATCTAGGCAAAATCTCCAACCCCAACGACGTCGTCATGACCTGGTGGGATCAGGGCCACTGGGTGACCTACTATTCAATGAGACCCCCCGTTGCGCAGGGTGGCCCCAGTAAATGGGTGGCCCAGTACTACCTTGGCCTCAAGGGGGAGAAGGACCTGATGAAGCCTGGAGTGGACTACGTCATCGTCTCCTACGACACCCTGACGAAGTTCGGGGCGGTCGTCGATACCGCGGGTGCCTCCTCCGGAGACTACGTCCTGATGGTTCTCCCCTGGGCGGGTTCCTACGGCAACCTCATGGTGTTCTCCAGAGGTCCCTACTCGGTCATGGCGGCCCCAGGAGATATGGAGTGGGACGTCAAGGTTCGTGCCGGGAAGGGCGTCGTGATACCCAAGAGGGCGTTCGTTGAGCGGGGGAACGTCGTTAGGGAGGTGAACGTCTCGGGAGCCCCAACGGCCGATGCCTACGTTTACATTAACCTGAACTACGGCTACGCCGTGCTGATGAACGGCAGGGCCTTTGACACCCCCCTGGCGCGGCTGATGTTTACCGATGACTATTCCGGGAATTACACCCAGGTTTACTCCGACGGCGGCTACGTGAAGATCTTCAGATTCGAGCACCCGAACGTCGCCGTTGCCGCGGAGAATGGCTCCGTCGTTCTCAGGTTCACCAACGCCACCGGAACCGGCCTCGGCATCTACGGCTACCTCGATAACGGCACGCTCGTCTTCAAGAAGTGGTACGGCGTCGGGGGGAAGGATGCGTTTGTTCTTCCCACGGACATCAACGGGAGCGCCGTCGTGAGGTACGTCTACGTCCGGAAGAAGACGGTGCTGGATAGGGGGGTTTTCAGGATAGACGATGTACTATTTGGTGCAAGTGATACGGATTAA